The genomic DNA ATAAATTTTAATGTACCTACTGGAAAAATTTTATTCTATAAATATGGAGATGAAAATACTAGAGAAGCTCTCTTTTATGATGGACATGTATTTCTTAATTTAGATGATAAAGAGTATAGTTTTGTATTTTCCTCACCTGGATATCCAATAATTCAAAAGCAAATAAATGTAAAGGATATTAACTCCCCATTAACTATAAATTTTACTAAAAATAATATGGCAATTATAAAAGGAAATGTTAAAAATAAAAATTTAAATATTGGTGGGGCTAAAGTTACTTTTTTAAATAGTCAAAATAAAGGGTATGATTTTACAACTGATATTTTTGGAAATTTTACTGCTAATATTCCAAAAGGAAATTATAGAATATACGTAACTAAAGATGGATACACACTAGATAAAAAAAATGCTATCGTCTATGAATTTAATAAATCTAATTTACCTTACACAGTAAATTTAAAATTAATTGAAATTCCTAGTTTTATCAAAGGACAAGCTGTTGACGAAAATGGAAATTCTATTCCATATCCTGAAGTATCTTTTAAACTAGATACTGATATAGTTCACGTTAAAGGTGATGAGTTTGGAATATTTAAATTAAATGTAAATCCTGGAGTTGTAACTATTCTTTGTGAAAAAGAGGGATATACTCAAAATGGTACTGTTAGAAATGTTGAAAAGAATAGTTCTATAACTAATATTGAAATTCCTCTTACTAGAATTAGAGCTACTATAAGTGGAATAGTTACCGATGGAGTAAAGCCTATTAGAGGAGCTAAAGTTATTTTAAGAGACAATGATTTTAATAAAATTGCTTCTGTAAAAAGTGATGAAAATGGATTTTATGAATTCTATAAAATACCTAGTAGAAAAGAGGTATTTATAACAGTAATGAATAATAATAATATTCTTAAAAAAAGTGAAACTTTTGATCTTGAAAAAGATATCAAAAATTTTAATTTAATCTTAGATAAATAAAAGATTAGCACCTTGACTACTTAACATAATCAAGGTGCTTTTTTATCTACCTATTATTTCTTTAAAATACCTTTTAGCATTAGAAAGGTCATTTTCATCTGGGTGAGTACTTGCATGTTTCCATCTTTCCATTCTTTTTTCAATAGATCCATGTGGGTCATCTTGTGATCTTTTCATAGCTCTTTCTATTACACTTGGTGAAACTGCTCCATGACAATGAAAATTTCCCAATAAACTATTATTATTTTTTAAAAATAGTTCTGTTATATTTTTTATACAACGATCTGCATATTCTGAATTTGGATAAGCTCCTAAAGTAAAGAAAAATGCAACTTTTTTTCCTTTTATCTTGTCTATAAATTCCATAGCTTTAGGATCAGCTGTAGTCCTTCTAATCCAAGTTCCTACTATAATAATGTCATAATCTAAATTTTTTACATCCTTTATATCTAAAAAATCACAATCTTTTAACTCCTCTGCTATAGCCTTAGCTACCTTTTTTGTATTTCCTGTAACACTTGAATATGTGATTAAAATTTTCATAAAAACCTCCCTTGTTATTTCTATTTCATTATAGATTATTCACAATACTATTGCAAATTATAACCGTAATTGACATTCATTATCTTAAAAGTTATACTGAAACAAATAAAAATGAGAAATGGTGATATTATGAAAATACAATATGATAAATATATACAATATTTTTCTAATAGTAAATTTTGGGAAAAAATTAAAAAATTTTCTAAAACTCTTGGAGTTAAAACAGTGTGTTATGCTCTTACTCTTTTTTATATACTGCAAAAGAAAGAGGTTCCATCTAAAGATAAAGCTTTGATTTTAGGATGTCTTGGTTATTTTATATTTCCTTTTGACTTTATTCCTGATATACTTCCTGCTGGTTATAGTGACGATATTATTGCAATGCTCTTTACTATTAGAAGATGTATGAAATATATTGATGACGATATTAAATATAAAGTAAAACTTAAACTTAAATCATGGTTTAAATTAAGTGATTCCTATCTAGAGCAACTTTTTAAAAAAATCAACTAAAAGCTAACTTATTACGACAAAAATAGGCCAAAAATTTGAATGTATATTTTGACATCTGAATAAAAAAATAGTAAAATTATAGCGACATGCTTTTAAATATATAATTTTATATTCCTAATTAGTACATTTTAAAAATAATTAAAACAAAATAAAAAAAGTGAGGAAAGTGACGAATGAGAAAAGACAACTATAATTATGATTATTATGAAGAAGAAATGGAGGATGATACGTTAGATATTCAAGACCTCATTTTTACCATTTTTAGAAGATGGAAAGTAATCATACTTACTATGATCCCTGTTATTATTTTAGGTTTTATATTTGCAAATACAAGACCTACTATCTATGAGGCCCAAACAAGCCTTATTATTTCAGGAAACAATCCTGGTATTTCACTAGATAGAGGTGATATCGACTTAAATCAAAAGCTTACAACTACTTATCTTGAGTTAGCTAAAAGTAAATCTATTCTTAAAAATATAATTAAGAAATTTGATTTAAAAGATGATGAAAAAACATTAGCAGCTAATATTTCTATGCTACCAGTTGCTGATACAGAGATTATTACTCTATCATATAAAAATCAAGACCCTCAAATGGCAGCAGTTATAACAAATGAAATTGCAAACCAATTTATTACTAGAGTAACAGAAGTTATGAAAGTTAGAAATATTACTGTCATTGACAAAGCTCAAATTCCTGAAAAACCACTTCCTAAAAAAAGAGCTCTTATTTTACTAGCATCTGGTATTGCTGGACTAATTTTAGGAGTAGGTATAGCTTTTATAATGGAATTTATGTTTGCAAAACTTAGAAAGCCAACTGACATGGAAAAAATATTAAATGTTCCTATGTTAGGAATGATTCCAGAATTTACAGATATAGCAGAAGAAAGTGGAAAAGGAGAAAAACATGCATAAGATATTTTTTGTTGATGAAGATAATATTGAGGTTACAGAAGCTCTTAGAACTCTAAGAACAAACCTTTCTTTTTTAGATGATAAAGAAAAAGGAAGAACTATTTTATTTTCAAGTTCTATTCCTGCTGAAGGAAAATCATTTGTTGCTGCTAACTATGCAGCTAGTATAGCTATTGCTGATAAAAAAGTTTTACTTATAGACTGTGATATTAGAAGACCTAGAGCTCATGAAAGTTTTGGAATAAAAGTACAAAAGGGATTAGAGTCTGTTTTAACAAATAATACTCCTGTAGATGAAGTAATAATTAAAGATATTATGCCAAATCTTGATCTTTTACCTACAAAGCATATGAAAAACAATGTTACTGAATTATTTGTAAGAGATAGAATGAAAACTATTCTTGAAGAAATAAAGAATGACTATGATGTTGTAGTATTAGATACTCCACCTATTGCTGTTGCTTCTGATGCTGTTATCTTATCTAAAAATGTAGACGGAGTAGTTATCGTTATAGGATATGACCAAGTAGCAAAAAGAGAGCTAGAATTTACTAAAGAGATGTTTACTAATGCCGGAGCAAACCTTTATGGATTTGTTGTAAATGGTGTTGATAAAAGTGGATTATCTTATGGAAACTATGGATATTACAACAATTACTATACTTATTATGAAGACTACTATATG from Fusobacterium hominis includes the following:
- a CDS encoding YveK family protein, with the protein product MRKDNYNYDYYEEEMEDDTLDIQDLIFTIFRRWKVIILTMIPVIILGFIFANTRPTIYEAQTSLIISGNNPGISLDRGDIDLNQKLTTTYLELAKSKSILKNIIKKFDLKDDEKTLAANISMLPVADTEIITLSYKNQDPQMAAVITNEIANQFITRVTEVMKVRNITVIDKAQIPEKPLPKKRALILLASGIAGLILGVGIAFIMEFMFAKLRKPTDMEKILNVPMLGMIPEFTDIAEESGKGEKHA
- a CDS encoding flavodoxin family protein, producing the protein MKILITYSSVTGNTKKVAKAIAEELKDCDFLDIKDVKNLDYDIIIVGTWIRRTTADPKAMEFIDKIKGKKVAFFFTLGAYPNSEYADRCIKNITELFLKNNNSLLGNFHCHGAVSPSVIERAMKRSQDDPHGSIEKRMERWKHASTHPDENDLSNAKRYFKEIIGR
- a CDS encoding CpsD/CapB family tyrosine-protein kinase, which gives rise to MHKIFFVDEDNIEVTEALRTLRTNLSFLDDKEKGRTILFSSSIPAEGKSFVAANYAASIAIADKKVLLIDCDIRRPRAHESFGIKVQKGLESVLTNNTPVDEVIIKDIMPNLDLLPTKHMKNNVTELFVRDRMKTILEEIKNDYDVVVLDTPPIAVASDAVILSKNVDGVVIVIGYDQVAKRELEFTKEMFTNAGANLYGFVVNGVDKSGLSYGNYGYYNNYYTYYEDYYMDDDNHKVRKKVKTPKNKIKRFIYNIKSAYIKHFSGDIRKRR
- a CDS encoding MSCRAMM family protein, which gives rise to MKKYISIAILLILNLTVFSKNIEINFNVPTGKILFYKYGDENTREALFYDGHVFLNLDDKEYSFVFSSPGYPIIQKQINVKDINSPLTINFTKNNMAIIKGNVKNKNLNIGGAKVTFLNSQNKGYDFTTDIFGNFTANIPKGNYRIYVTKDGYTLDKKNAIVYEFNKSNLPYTVNLKLIEIPSFIKGQAVDENGNSIPYPEVSFKLDTDIVHVKGDEFGIFKLNVNPGVVTILCEKEGYTQNGTVRNVEKNSSITNIEIPLTRIRATISGIVTDGVKPIRGAKVILRDNDFNKIASVKSDENGFYEFYKIPSRKEVFITVMNNNNILKKSETFDLEKDIKNFNLILDK
- a CDS encoding YkvA family protein is translated as MKIQYDKYIQYFSNSKFWEKIKKFSKTLGVKTVCYALTLFYILQKKEVPSKDKALILGCLGYFIFPFDFIPDILPAGYSDDIIAMLFTIRRCMKYIDDDIKYKVKLKLKSWFKLSDSYLEQLFKKIN